A part of Streptomyces sp. NBC_01235 genomic DNA contains:
- a CDS encoding 16S rRNA (uracil(1498)-N(3))-methyltransferase gives MTAPVFVVDELPAGRSEFVLDGPEGRHAVSVKRLRAGEDVVLTDGAGRWAQGEVVAAEGKDRLVVSLGEVIEEPAESPRITVVQALPKGDRGELAVETMTETGVDVIVPWAASRCITQWKGERGVKALAKWRATAREAGKQSRRVRFPEVAEASTSKQVAELLARADFAAVLHEDREYGSGPLATAELPSSGEIVLVVGPEGGVSPEELALFEEAGAKAYRLGRTVLRTSTAGTAATALLLGRTGRWS, from the coding sequence ATGACCGCGCCCGTCTTCGTCGTCGACGAGCTGCCGGCCGGTCGCTCCGAGTTCGTGCTGGACGGTCCCGAGGGCCGGCACGCCGTTTCGGTGAAGCGGCTGCGGGCCGGCGAGGACGTCGTCCTCACCGACGGCGCCGGACGCTGGGCGCAGGGCGAGGTCGTCGCCGCCGAGGGCAAGGACCGGCTGGTGGTGAGCCTGGGAGAGGTGATCGAGGAGCCGGCCGAGTCGCCGCGGATCACCGTCGTCCAGGCCCTTCCCAAGGGCGACCGGGGCGAGCTGGCCGTCGAGACGATGACCGAGACCGGCGTCGACGTGATCGTGCCGTGGGCGGCCTCGCGCTGCATCACGCAGTGGAAGGGCGAGCGAGGAGTGAAGGCGCTCGCCAAGTGGCGGGCCACCGCCCGCGAGGCCGGCAAGCAGTCCCGCCGGGTCCGCTTCCCCGAGGTCGCCGAGGCGTCGACGAGCAAGCAGGTGGCGGAACTTCTGGCCCGGGCCGACTTCGCCGCCGTCCTGCACGAGGACCGGGAGTACGGCAGCGGGCCGCTCGCGACGGCCGAACTCCCTTCCTCAGGTGAGATCGTGCTGGTCGTCGGCCCTGAAGGCGGTGTCTCGCCCGAGGAACTGGCCCTGTTCGAGGAGGCGGGTGCGAAGGCGTACCGCCTCGGTCGTACCGTGCTGCGTACGTCGACCGCCGGCACGGCCGCGACCGCGCTGCTGCTCGGTCGCACCGGCCGCTGGTCCTGA
- a CDS encoding DUF3097 domain-containing protein gives MRQYSADLTPPWKKPKPVPEVPAEPGLVVEEPGTGFCGAVIRCEAGTVTLEDRFGKHRVFPLEPRGFLLEGRVVTLVRPSSGPVRPTRTASGSVAVPGARARVARAGRIYVEGRHDAELVEKVWGDDLRVEGVVVEYLEGVDDLPSIVAEFAPGPDAKLGVLVDHLVPGTKEWRIAQSVTSEHALVVGHPYIDIWEAVKPSTLGIPKWPRVPHGQDWKTGVCRALGWPSENTGAVWQAILKRVGSYKDLEPELLGSVERLIDHVTVG, from the coding sequence ATGCGCCAGTACTCCGCCGACCTGACCCCTCCCTGGAAGAAGCCGAAGCCCGTCCCCGAGGTCCCGGCGGAGCCCGGCCTGGTGGTCGAGGAGCCAGGCACCGGGTTCTGCGGCGCGGTGATCCGCTGCGAGGCGGGCACGGTCACCCTGGAGGACCGCTTCGGCAAGCACCGGGTGTTCCCGCTGGAGCCGCGCGGCTTCCTGCTGGAGGGCAGGGTGGTGACCCTTGTGAGACCTTCCTCCGGGCCGGTACGTCCCACCCGTACCGCCTCCGGTTCGGTCGCCGTCCCCGGCGCACGCGCGCGTGTCGCTCGCGCCGGGCGCATCTACGTCGAGGGCCGGCACGACGCCGAGCTGGTCGAGAAGGTGTGGGGCGACGACCTGCGCGTCGAGGGCGTGGTGGTGGAGTACCTGGAGGGCGTGGACGACCTCCCGTCGATCGTCGCCGAGTTCGCCCCGGGCCCGGACGCGAAGCTGGGCGTCCTGGTGGACCACCTCGTCCCCGGCACGAAGGAGTGGCGCATCGCACAGTCGGTCACGAGCGAGCACGCCCTGGTCGTCGGCCACCCGTACATCGACATCTGGGAGGCGGTGAAGCCGTCGACGCTGGGGATCCCGAAGTGGCCGCGGGTCCCGCACGGCCAGGACTGGAAGACGGGCGTGTGCCGGGCACTGGGCTGGCCGTCGGAGAACACCGGGGCGGTGTGGCAGGCGATCCTGAAACGGGTGGGGTCGTACAAGGACCTGGAGCCGGAGCTGCTGGGCTCGGTGGAGCGGCTGATCGACCACGTGACCGTGGGCTGA
- a CDS encoding MBL fold metallo-hydrolase, with product MTVTWEELGWERVAAGVGRVRLPGWDCTAGLVVGAGAVLVIDAGSSLAEGARLRAWAEELTGGRVTHLALTHPHFDHVFGAAAFAGAEVFGAVGVDTVPGEELRGDAVRNGLDETAAAEAADALVRPRHLVSGEWTLDLGGGRQVLLANVGPGHTAHDLAVLVPGDPKDPGSPEVVFCGDLVEESGEPQAGPDAVPSRWPAALDRLLGLGGEDALYVPGHGAVVDAAFVRGQRDALAARFGVSR from the coding sequence ATGACGGTGACTTGGGAAGAGCTGGGATGGGAGCGGGTCGCGGCCGGGGTCGGACGGGTCCGGCTGCCGGGCTGGGACTGCACGGCGGGGCTGGTCGTCGGGGCGGGCGCGGTGCTGGTGATCGACGCCGGGTCCAGCCTGGCGGAGGGGGCACGGCTGCGGGCGTGGGCCGAGGAGCTCACCGGCGGGCGTGTGACTCATCTCGCGCTCACCCACCCCCACTTCGACCATGTGTTCGGTGCGGCGGCGTTCGCGGGCGCGGAGGTCTTCGGGGCGGTGGGTGTGGACACCGTGCCGGGCGAGGAGCTGCGGGGGGACGCGGTGCGCAACGGTCTGGACGAGACGGCGGCCGCGGAGGCCGCGGACGCGCTCGTCCGGCCCCGCCATCTGGTCTCCGGCGAGTGGACCCTCGACCTGGGCGGCGGCCGCCAGGTCCTGCTGGCGAACGTCGGACCCGGCCACACCGCGCACGACCTGGCGGTCCTCGTCCCCGGAGACCCCAAGGACCCCGGCTCGCCGGAGGTGGTGTTCTGCGGGGATCTGGTCGAGGAGTCCGGCGAGCCGCAGGCCGGCCCGGACGCCGTCCCCTCCCGCTGGCCCGCGGCCCTCGACCGCCTCCTCGGCCTCGGCGGCGAGGACGCGCTGTACGTGCCCGGTCACGGGGCGGTCGTGGACGCGGCGTTCGTGAGGGGGCAGCGGGACGCGCTGGCGGCCCGTTTCGGCGTGTCGCGCTGA
- a CDS encoding VOC family protein, producing MELAQVRLLVTDFAACYRFYAEVLGLKPQSGATDGPYEKFSPATGSAGIALQDRAMMAAVLGELGDTAAGHRSLVVLRVDDLDACCARITARGATLIQGPAPMTDRMRVAHLKDPEGNLVELQEWLLLRG from the coding sequence GTGGAACTCGCCCAAGTACGGCTGCTCGTCACCGACTTCGCCGCCTGCTACCGCTTCTACGCCGAGGTCCTCGGCCTCAAGCCGCAGTCGGGCGCGACGGACGGGCCGTACGAGAAGTTCAGCCCCGCCACCGGCTCGGCCGGCATCGCGCTTCAGGACCGGGCGATGATGGCCGCGGTCCTCGGCGAACTGGGCGACACGGCGGCAGGTCACCGCTCGCTGGTGGTGCTGCGCGTCGACGACCTGGACGCCTGCTGCGCGCGGATCACCGCCCGCGGCGCGACCCTGATCCAGGGCCCCGCCCCGATGACCGACCGCATGCGCGTCGCCCACCTCAAGGACCCTGAGGGCAACCTGGTGGAACTTCAGGAGTGGCTGCTGCTGCGCGGCTGA
- the hrcA gene encoding heat-inducible transcriptional repressor HrcA, giving the protein MLSERRLQVLRAIVQDYVGTEEPVGSKALTERHNLGVSPATVRNDMAALEDEGYIAQPHTSAGRIPTDKGYRLFVDKLAGVKPMTGPERRAIQNFLDGAVDLDDVVARTVRLLAQLTRQVAVVQYPSLTRSTVRHVELLSLAPARLMLVLITDTGRVEQRMVDCPAPFGETSLADLRARLNSKVAGRRFTDVPRLVEDLPDAFEADDRGTVTTVLSTLLETLVEENEERLMIGGTANLTRFGHDFPLTIRPVLEALEEQVVLLKLLGEAGDSGMTVRIGHENAYEGLNSTSVVSVGYGSGGEAVAKLGVVGPTRMDYPGTMGAVRAVARYVGQILAES; this is encoded by the coding sequence ATGCTGAGTGAACGCAGGCTCCAGGTGCTGCGCGCCATCGTCCAGGACTACGTCGGCACCGAGGAACCCGTGGGGTCGAAGGCGCTCACCGAGCGGCACAACCTCGGCGTGTCCCCGGCGACGGTCCGCAACGACATGGCCGCCCTGGAGGACGAGGGGTACATCGCCCAGCCGCACACCAGTGCCGGGCGCATCCCCACGGACAAGGGCTACCGGCTGTTCGTCGACAAGCTGGCCGGCGTCAAGCCGATGACCGGTCCCGAGCGGCGGGCCATCCAGAACTTCCTCGACGGCGCCGTCGATCTCGACGACGTGGTGGCGCGGACCGTGCGGCTGCTGGCGCAGCTCACGCGGCAGGTCGCCGTCGTGCAGTACCCGTCCCTGACCCGTTCGACCGTGCGGCACGTGGAGCTTCTCTCGCTCGCGCCCGCGCGCCTGATGCTCGTGCTGATCACGGACACCGGGCGGGTCGAGCAGCGGATGGTGGACTGCCCGGCGCCCTTCGGGGAGACCTCGCTGGCGGATCTACGCGCGCGGCTCAACAGCAAGGTCGCGGGCCGCCGCTTCACGGACGTGCCGCGTCTCGTGGAGGATCTGCCGGACGCCTTCGAGGCCGACGACCGCGGCACGGTCACGACGGTGCTCTCCACCCTGCTGGAGACGCTCGTCGAAGAGAACGAGGAGCGGCTGATGATCGGCGGTACCGCCAATCTCACCCGCTTCGGACATGACTTTCCCCTCACCATCCGGCCCGTCCTGGAGGCCCTCGAGGAGCAGGTCGTGCTCCTCAAACTCCTTGGCGAGGCGGGTGATTCGGGCATGACCGTACGCATCGGTCACGAGAACGCCTATGAGGGACTCAACTCCACTTCGGTGGTGTCGGTCGGCTACGGTTCGGGCGGCGAGGCAGTCGCCAAACTCGGCGTGGTCGGACCGACCCGCATGGATTACCCGGGAACGATGGGAGCGGTACGAGCGGTGGCACGGTACGTCGGACAGATCCTGGCGGAGTCGTAA
- the dnaJ gene encoding molecular chaperone DnaJ, with product MATDYYAVLGVRRDASQEEIKKAFRRLARELHPDVNPDPKTQERFKEINAAYEVLSDPQKKQVYDLGGDPLSQAGGGGAGGFGAGGFGNFSDIMDAFFGTASQRGPRSRTRRGQDAMIRLDIDLEEAAFGTTKDIQVDTAIVCATCSGEGAAPGTTAQTCDMCRGRGEVSQVTRSFLGQVMTSRPCPQCQGFGTVVPTPCPECAGDGRVRSRRTLTVKIPAGVDNGTRIQLAGEGEVGPGGGPAGDLYVEIHELPHAQFQRRGDDLHCTVTLPMTAASLGTKVPLETLDGLEEVDIRPGTQSGQSIPLHGRGVTHLRGGGRGDLIVHVEVQTPTKLDPEQERLLRELAKLRGEERPTGQFQPGQQGLFSRLKDAFNGR from the coding sequence GTGGCCACGGACTACTACGCCGTCCTCGGCGTGCGCCGCGACGCGTCGCAGGAAGAGATCAAGAAGGCCTTCCGGCGGCTCGCACGCGAGCTGCACCCGGACGTCAACCCGGATCCGAAGACCCAGGAGCGGTTCAAGGAGATCAACGCCGCCTACGAGGTGTTGTCGGACCCGCAGAAGAAGCAGGTCTACGACCTCGGCGGCGACCCGCTGTCCCAGGCGGGCGGCGGTGGCGCCGGCGGCTTCGGGGCCGGTGGCTTCGGGAACTTCTCCGACATCATGGACGCGTTCTTCGGTACGGCGTCCCAGCGGGGGCCGAGGTCGCGGACGCGGCGCGGTCAGGACGCGATGATCCGGCTGGACATCGACCTCGAAGAGGCCGCATTCGGCACGACCAAGGACATCCAGGTCGACACGGCGATCGTCTGCGCCACCTGCAGCGGTGAGGGCGCGGCGCCGGGGACGACCGCTCAGACGTGTGACATGTGCCGCGGTCGCGGTGAGGTGTCGCAGGTGACGCGGTCCTTCCTGGGCCAGGTCATGACGTCCCGCCCCTGCCCGCAGTGCCAGGGCTTCGGCACCGTCGTGCCGACCCCGTGCCCGGAGTGCGCGGGCGACGGCCGGGTGCGTTCGCGTCGCACGCTGACCGTGAAGATCCCGGCCGGTGTCGACAACGGCACCCGGATCCAGCTCGCGGGCGAGGGCGAGGTCGGGCCCGGTGGCGGTCCCGCCGGTGACCTGTACGTCGAGATCCACGAGCTGCCGCACGCGCAGTTCCAGCGGCGCGGCGACGACCTGCACTGCACGGTGACCCTCCCGATGACGGCGGCGTCGCTCGGCACGAAGGTGCCGCTGGAGACGCTGGACGGGCTGGAGGAGGTCGACATCCGGCCCGGCACCCAGTCCGGCCAGTCGATCCCGCTGCACGGCCGGGGCGTCACACATCTGCGGGGCGGCGGGCGCGGCGATCTGATCGTCCACGTCGAGGTGCAGACACCGACCAAGCTGGATCCCGAGCAGGAGCGGCTGCTGCGCGAGCTGGCAAAGCTGCGGGGCGAGGAGCGGCCCACTGGGCAGTTCCAGCCTGGTCAGCAGGGCCTTTTCTCGCGGCTGAAGGACGCGTTCAACGGGCGCTGA
- a CDS encoding nitronate monooxygenase: MSSALTDLFPHPIVQAPMAGGVSVPKLAAAVAEAGGLGFLAAGYKTADGVYQEIKQLRSLTTRPFGVNLFMPQPEYAETGAVEVYAHQLAGEAAWYETELGDPDSGRDDGYDAKLAVLLDNPVPVVSFHFGVPGPDTLESLRRAGTFTLVTATTVEEALAVERAGADAVIVQGVEAGGHQGTHRDIPENDGSGIGLLSLIAQVRESVNLPIVAAGGIMRGSQIAAVLAAGASAAQMGTAFLATSESGAHAVHKQALTNPLFVRTELTRAFSGRPARSLVNRFLREHGPYAPAAYPEVSHLTSPLRKAAAKAGDAQGMALWAGQGHRLARELPAGQLVEVLVSELAEARTALSESGDGGAS, translated from the coding sequence ATGTCCTCCGCACTGACCGATCTTTTCCCGCACCCGATCGTGCAGGCCCCCATGGCGGGCGGCGTCTCCGTCCCGAAGCTCGCCGCCGCCGTGGCCGAGGCCGGCGGGCTCGGATTCCTGGCCGCCGGGTACAAGACGGCCGACGGCGTGTACCAGGAGATCAAGCAGCTGCGGAGTCTGACGACCCGCCCGTTCGGCGTGAACCTCTTCATGCCGCAGCCCGAGTATGCGGAGACGGGCGCCGTCGAGGTCTACGCCCATCAGCTGGCCGGCGAGGCCGCCTGGTACGAGACGGAGCTCGGCGACCCGGACAGCGGTCGCGACGACGGCTACGACGCCAAGCTCGCCGTGCTGCTGGACAACCCGGTGCCGGTGGTGTCGTTCCACTTCGGCGTGCCCGGCCCCGACACCCTGGAGTCCCTGCGGCGCGCGGGAACCTTCACCCTGGTCACGGCGACCACCGTCGAGGAGGCCCTCGCGGTGGAGCGGGCCGGCGCGGACGCGGTGATCGTGCAGGGCGTGGAGGCCGGCGGCCACCAGGGCACCCACCGGGACATCCCGGAGAACGACGGCTCCGGCATCGGACTGCTCTCCCTGATCGCCCAGGTCCGCGAGTCGGTGAACCTGCCGATCGTCGCCGCCGGCGGAATCATGCGCGGCAGTCAGATCGCCGCGGTCCTCGCGGCCGGCGCGAGCGCGGCCCAGATGGGCACCGCGTTCCTCGCCACCTCCGAGTCCGGCGCGCACGCCGTGCACAAGCAGGCGCTGACCAACCCCCTCTTCGTGCGCACCGAGCTGACCCGCGCCTTCTCCGGCCGCCCGGCCCGCAGCCTGGTCAACCGCTTCCTGCGCGAGCACGGCCCGTACGCGCCCGCCGCCTACCCGGAGGTCAGCCACCTCACCTCGCCGCTGCGCAAGGCGGCAGCCAAGGCGGGCGACGCGCAGGGCATGGCCCTGTGGGCGGGACAGGGCCACCGGCTGGCCCGGGAGCTGCCCGCCGGGCAACTGGTGGAGGTCCTGGTGTCCGAACTCGCCGAGGCGCGGACAGCGTTGTCGGAGTCCGGGGACGGCGGCGCCTCATGA